The Henckelia pumila isolate YLH828 chromosome 2, ASM3356847v2, whole genome shotgun sequence genome includes a window with the following:
- the LOC140884212 gene encoding dof zinc finger protein DOF3.7-like — protein MDASQWTQGIEVYENSRPLGIEKKQRPPKDEVLNCPRCNSINTKFCYYNNYSLSQPRYFCKTCRRYWTNGGSLRNVPVGGGSRKNRRSSSSRKAAPNHSPPKLVSPQNPKIIQQGQTLNFAVNPSTTSFNSFNGVSHEFVGLAPVYLNLPQNPNANSSPSGGFITGSFVSDHVHMADDTDSIIYSSGLVSTQEFKNFPSDWVENGSEKLQGVLQDGDINASSSKIIPSFEGLKENDQELDQERGQGEENGYIWNGMLAGLRGPW, from the exons ATGGATGCTTCTCAGTGGACGCAG GGTATTgaagtttatgaaaattcaaggCCTTTAGGCATAGAAAAGAAGCAAAGGCCGCCTAAAGACGAGGTTTTAAACTGTCCGAGATGCAACTCAATCAACACGAAATTCTGTTACTACAACAACTACAGCTTATCTCAGCCAAGATACTTCTGCAAGACATGTAGAAGGTATTGGACTAATGGAGGTTCTTTGAGAAATGTTCCTGTAGGGGGAGGCTCAAGAAAGAATCGAAGATCGTCGTCGTCGAGAAAAGCAGCTCCAAATCACAGCCCACCAAAATTAGTTTCACCACAAAATCCCAAGATTATTCAACAAGGGCAAACCCTAAATTTCGCTGTTAATCCGTCCACGACGTCTTTTAACAGCTTTAATGGGGTGTCTCATGAGTTTGTTGGCCTGGCGCCGGTTTACCTTAATCTCCCTCAAAACCCTAATGCTAATAGCTCTCCATCAGGAGGATTCATCACTGGTTCTTTTGTTAGTGATCACGTGCATATGGCCGATGATACCGACTCGATAATTTACTCATCTGGTTTAGTTTCTACACAAGAATTCAAGAATTTTCCATCAGATTGGGTAGAGAATGGAAGTGAGAAGTTGCAAGGAGTACTTCAAGATGGTGATATTAATGCAAGCTCATCAAAAATCATTCCCTCTTTTGAGGGTTTGAAGGAAAATGATCAAGAATTGGATCAAGAAAGAGGGCAAGGAGAAGAGAATGGATATATTTGGAATGGAATGCTTGCTGGATTAAGAGGTCCATGgtga